One Flavobacterium sp. 90 DNA segment encodes these proteins:
- a CDS encoding lytic transglycosylase domain-containing protein: MIVKKLSIVVSAFFSMSMFAQEVSTTSTVEIKPEVKLSYLDSVKSTFKKDDMATRVDSLWMKELTSLDIYDDLTKDIQTINTDVTVDEELPTELLKQRLTAMNEKSPFEIEYNQGLENIIKSFLKNRKKSFSRLMALSEYYFPIFEEAFAKQNVPLEIKYLAVVESALNPKAVSKMGATGLWQFMYGTGKQYALKIDSYIDERSDPLKATAAASEYMTKMFNVFGDWELVLASYNSGPGNVTKAIRRSGGKTSYWDIRNYLPKETQGYVPAFLATMYLFEYHKEHGINPERAVVKNFETDTINIKREMTFKQIADLLDMPQSQIQLLNPSYKLNVVPYYQGEPHFLRLPKDKIATFVSNEDKIYNYVAYQSTRKTLPAQLALKVAPKARPFAKEKPELAKDIQFYKIRKGDNLSTIAEKYNVNVTDLKKWNNLKSNAVALGKTLKIKSDVDPIAKNTEDIKSNPVVEKNVETAVASTDVNEKSSTVNQEYVVVAGDNLGSIAKKFGTTVADLKDLNNLTSNNVGLGKTLVISKIVTITEGNNVSTAVVVNNIDPFKKKAVSAKSLGEDYYVKKGDSLYSISKKYPGITISDIKKWNNIKDGDIKPGMKLKING; encoded by the coding sequence ATGATTGTAAAAAAATTATCAATAGTGGTTTCGGCTTTTTTTTCAATGTCGATGTTTGCGCAGGAAGTTTCAACAACATCAACAGTAGAAATTAAACCAGAAGTAAAGTTATCTTATCTGGATTCCGTTAAAAGCACTTTCAAAAAAGACGATATGGCTACTCGCGTAGACAGTCTTTGGATGAAAGAATTAACAAGTTTAGACATTTATGACGATCTGACAAAAGACATTCAAACCATCAACACAGACGTTACTGTCGATGAAGAATTGCCAACAGAGTTGCTAAAACAACGGCTTACGGCAATGAATGAGAAATCACCTTTTGAGATTGAATACAATCAAGGATTAGAAAATATAATAAAGTCATTTCTTAAGAATCGTAAAAAATCGTTTTCTCGATTAATGGCTTTATCAGAATATTATTTCCCAATTTTTGAGGAAGCTTTTGCCAAACAAAATGTTCCTTTAGAAATTAAATATTTAGCCGTTGTAGAATCTGCTTTAAACCCTAAAGCAGTTTCTAAAATGGGCGCCACGGGACTTTGGCAATTCATGTACGGAACCGGAAAACAATACGCACTTAAAATAGATTCCTATATTGACGAACGTAGCGATCCACTTAAAGCTACAGCTGCAGCATCAGAATATATGACCAAAATGTTTAATGTTTTTGGTGACTGGGAGCTGGTTTTAGCATCTTATAATTCAGGACCGGGAAATGTTACTAAAGCAATTCGTCGTTCAGGCGGAAAAACAAGCTACTGGGACATTCGCAATTATCTTCCAAAAGAAACACAAGGTTATGTTCCAGCTTTTTTAGCAACAATGTATCTTTTTGAATACCATAAAGAACATGGCATAAACCCGGAAAGAGCAGTCGTTAAAAACTTTGAAACTGACACAATCAATATCAAAAGAGAAATGACATTCAAGCAAATCGCAGATTTGTTAGACATGCCACAATCTCAAATACAACTTTTAAATCCTTCTTATAAATTAAATGTTGTGCCTTATTATCAGGGAGAACCGCATTTCTTACGTTTACCTAAAGATAAAATTGCCACATTCGTTTCAAATGAAGACAAGATTTATAACTACGTTGCATATCAATCAACAAGAAAGACCTTACCAGCACAATTAGCATTAAAAGTAGCTCCAAAAGCAAGACCTTTTGCAAAAGAGAAACCAGAATTGGCTAAAGATATTCAGTTTTATAAAATCAGAAAAGGGGACAATTTAAGCACCATTGCTGAAAAGTATAATGTAAATGTTACCGATTTAAAAAAGTGGAACAATCTTAAATCAAATGCAGTTGCGTTAGGAAAAACATTAAAAATTAAATCAGACGTTGATCCAATTGCTAAAAATACTGAAGACATAAAATCAAATCCTGTAGTTGAAAAAAATGTTGAAACAGCAGTGGCATCTACTGATGTTAATGAAAAATCAAGTACAGTAAATCAGGAATATGTTGTTGTTGCCGGAGATAATTTAGGAAGCATTGCCAAAAAATTTGGTACGACTGTTGCAGACTTAAAAGATCTGAACAATCTAACATCAAACAACGTTGGATTAGGAAAAACATTAGTTATCTCTAAAATTGTTACTATAACCGAAGGAAACAATGTTTCAACGGCTGTCGTAGTAAATAATATTGATCCGTTTAAGAAAAAAGCAGTTTCTGCAAAAAGCTTA